Genomic window (Bacteroidia bacterium):
AAGTACCGAAGCGAAGCGCAGTGCGGAATGCCCCGACCCTTGCGTCAGCAAGGGGCACGCCCAAAAAATCAAAATTAATTTTAAATCAATAAAACATGCTCTTGTTTGCTTTTTACCTTCCAAATACTATTTTTGTGCGGCTTAATCTAAACAACCTTGTACCCGCGTATATCTGACCTAACAAAAGACTTATTCGGCTTCGAACTACCTATACCTATACAGTCCTTCGGATTCATGATGGCTATGAGCTTCATCGTAGCCTACTTCATGGTTTATTATGAGCTAAAACGTAAAGCAAAATTAGGTATATTCTCCCCTTTTGAGATTACCTACACTACCGTAGGTCAGCCCTCTAAAACAGATATTTTGATTAACCTTGTTTTAGGTGCTTTAATAGGCTACAAGCTAGGGTATATCTTTGCAAACTACACTGCTTTTAATGCTAATCCGCAACAAGTCATAATGAGCAAAGAGGGTTCGAGTACAGGTGCATTGATAGGAATACTGCTAATGGGGGCTTACAAAGCTTACGAATACTACAAATACAAAGGAATTAAACCTAAAAAAGAAAAAAAACAAGCTTACCCCCATGACTTAATGAATAATGTTATATTCATCGCTGCGATTGCGGGAATCATAGGTGCCAAAATTTTTGCTGCTTTGGAAACTTGGGAAGATTTTGTCAAACACCCTCTCGAAAGTCTTTTAGCTTTTGATGGATTGACTTACTACGGTGGATTGATATTCGGTGCCATTGCAGTCATTTATTACATTAGGCGTTACAAAATTCCCCTTTTACCTTACTTAGATGCCGCTGCTCCAGGCTTAATGACTACTTATGGAGTAGGTAGGATTGGCTGCCACGTAGCAGGCGATGGGGATTGGGGAATACAAGTAGGCGATGGTACTGCTTCTTGCTTACTTAACAAACCTAACTTCTTCAAACTCTTTCCTGATTGGTTCTATGCTTATAACTATCCTAACAATGTGTTGGGTGAAACCCCAGGCTACGTTTATCCTACTCCTCTATGGGAAGCTATTATCGGTATTATTTTGGGAATAATTTTACTGCTCATAGGAAGAAAAGTAAAACTACAACACGGAGTTTTGTTTTGCATATATCTTATTCTCAATGGCTTAGAAAGGTTTCTTATTGAAAAAATCCGAGTAAATATCCCTTACCACATTTTTGGCTTAAAAATAACTCAAGCAGAAATTTTGTCTTTTCTACTGATATTGATAGGCATAATTGGCTGGGTATGGATATATCAAAGACAAAAAAGTGATAAAAAACGTACAAACGCTTTATTACCCAACTCCTAGTATTTGATAAAAACGTAATTTTGTACTATGAAGTTAAAACCAATTGGTGTTTTGAGTAGTTTAATCCTGATAGGCTTTTTGCTGTCTTGCTCTACGGAATTAAAAGTCAATGCAGAAAAAAAAGAAGAAATTTTAGTAGCTTATGGGCTGCTTGACCCTAGTCAGCCTAAACAATATGTTCGCATATACAAAGCATTTTTAGTAGAAGGAAACGCTATTGAATATGCTAAAAATAATGATTTAAGTATAAGCGCCGATGCTATTGTGCAAATTAAAGGATATAACAACGCAGGTAATTTAGTTCAAACTATCACGCTTACTCCTGAAATTATTCAAAAACCAGCAGGCAGCTTTTATCCTACTGAAAGAGTTTGGACTACTACTACTGCCATCAATCCAGCTTTGCAATACGAACTTTATGCAGAACTTCCTGATGGCAAAAAAATTACTTCTTCCCGAATTAGTTTGAGCAATGGTTTGACAATTTTAGCTCCACTTAGTGCTACTACCTTGCGCCTAGAAAGAAAAAATGCTATGCGATACCAATTTTCAGGCAATTCTGTCAAAGCAGTGGATATAGAAGCTTTCTTTTTATATTCCTATAAAGATTTTACGACAAACCTCATCACCGAAGACACTATTCATTGGGTTTTAGGAAGAAATATTGTACCACAGTCGAATGGGGCAGAGTATGTTTTTCCCATTCCCGAAGATGTTTTTGCAGAATATGTAAACTCTATTTTACCTGAATCTAAAAGAGTGAACAAAGAGTTTTATGCAGACAAGCTCATTTTCAAAATTACAGGTGCAGGCAAAGAATTATATGACTATATGCGCGTAAATGCACCTGACAACGGCTTTCAAGAAACTAAACCTGAATACACTAACATTAACGGCGGATATGGACTATTTAGCAGCCGAATAAGCGACACTACAATGGTTTATATCAGCGATTCTACTAAATATTACATTAGGTTCAAATAAACTTAAAACAAAGAGAACAAAGCTTTTTGATAAGAATCTGTTATTTTTGTTTAAATGGCAAAATTACCGTTAAATCAGCCCAAAGAGCTGAGGGCATGGGTATTGTATGATTGGGCAAACTCGGTTTATTCTTTGGTTATAGCTACAGCTATCTTTCCTATTTACTATGAAAGTGTTGTAAAAGAACCTTTGTCTTTTTTAGGTGTACAATGGCAGCCTACGGCAATATATACTTTTGCTATTATGATTGCTTATTTTTTTGTGCTGTTTTTAAGTCCGCTTTTAGGTGGAATAGCAGATGCCAAAGGTTACAAAAAACCGTTTTTAATGAGTGCTTGTTATATAGGTTCGCTAAGTTCAATAGGTCTATTTTTATTTGATAGTGATTTTATTTCTTTGGGAATTTTTTTGTTCAGCGTGGCTACATTTGGTTTTGCTATGAGTGATACTTTCTACAATGCTTTTTTACCTGAAATTGCTACTCCTGATAAATTTGACATGCTTTCTGCTCGTGGATATAGTTTAGGATACATTGGTAGTGTTATTCTTTTGGTAATAAGCTTAGTTTTTATTCAAAAACCTGAACTTGTATTTGGCGGAGATACTGCCTTAGCCACGCGGTTTTCTTTTGTTATGACAGGATTATGGTGGTTAGTTTTTGGAACGTGGGTCTTTACGCAATTGCGCAATCCCGAACCTTTAATAAAAGAAGAGCAAGGTTCTATATTGACCAAAGGTTGGAAAGAAGTATTGATTTGTATAAGTCAAGTGCGTAAAAAAAAGGTCATTTTTTGGTACTTGATAGCTTTTTTATCTTTTAACATGGCTGTGCAAACTATTATGTACATGGCAACTCTTTTTGGCACCAATG
Coding sequences:
- a CDS encoding prolipoprotein diacylglyceryl transferase, translating into MYPRISDLTKDLFGFELPIPIQSFGFMMAMSFIVAYFMVYYELKRKAKLGIFSPFEITYTTVGQPSKTDILINLVLGALIGYKLGYIFANYTAFNANPQQVIMSKEGSSTGALIGILLMGAYKAYEYYKYKGIKPKKEKKQAYPHDLMNNVIFIAAIAGIIGAKIFAALETWEDFVKHPLESLLAFDGLTYYGGLIFGAIAVIYYIRRYKIPLLPYLDAAAPGLMTTYGVGRIGCHVAGDGDWGIQVGDGTASCLLNKPNFFKLFPDWFYAYNYPNNVLGETPGYVYPTPLWEAIIGIILGIILLLIGRKVKLQHGVLFCIYLILNGLERFLIEKIRVNIPYHIFGLKITQAEILSFLLILIGIIGWVWIYQRQKSDKKRTNALLPNS
- a CDS encoding DUF4249 domain-containing protein gives rise to the protein MKLKPIGVLSSLILIGFLLSCSTELKVNAEKKEEILVAYGLLDPSQPKQYVRIYKAFLVEGNAIEYAKNNDLSISADAIVQIKGYNNAGNLVQTITLTPEIIQKPAGSFYPTERVWTTTTAINPALQYELYAELPDGKKITSSRISLSNGLTILAPLSATTLRLERKNAMRYQFSGNSVKAVDIEAFFLYSYKDFTTNLITEDTIHWVLGRNIVPQSNGAEYVFPIPEDVFAEYVNSILPESKRVNKEFYADKLIFKITGAGKELYDYMRVNAPDNGFQETKPEYTNINGGYGLFSSRISDTTMVYISDSTKYYIRFK
- a CDS encoding MFS transporter, producing the protein MAKLPLNQPKELRAWVLYDWANSVYSLVIATAIFPIYYESVVKEPLSFLGVQWQPTAIYTFAIMIAYFFVLFLSPLLGGIADAKGYKKPFLMSACYIGSLSSIGLFLFDSDFISLGIFLFSVATFGFAMSDTFYNAFLPEIATPDKFDMLSARGYSLGYIGSVILLVISLVFIQKPELVFGGDTALATRFSFVMTGLWWLVFGTWVFTQLRNPEPLIKEEQGSILTKGWKEVLICISQVRKKKVIFWYLIAFLSFNMAVQTIMYMATLFGTNELKLSAGDLIPMLLAIQLIGIIGAYVFAMLSKRYGNISVLRAALVVWASVCVYAYFTTTKVEFYVLGVLVGLCMGGTQSTSRAFYAKIIPQDIGANASFFGFYALVDKLAIVIGMALFGLLIQITHSMRTSIIFLISFFLLGIFTLFVVQKHYQKAYE